A region from the Vibrio rumoiensis genome encodes:
- a CDS encoding YjiH family protein translates to MAPLSYQGSYTIPVAILAKSLQATISGSIIEVITMVIAFMAVITTLYKLVQPSFIKNNAFLHALLTPSLIWFVVRILGGVAAIMAFYHVGPEMVWEENTGGMVLSGLLPTLFCVFIFAGMLLPLLLNFGLLELFGTLLSKVMRPIFNLPGRSAIDCMASWLGDGSVGILLTSKQYEDKFYTQREAAIVGTTFSAVSITFSLVVIAQVNLEHLFIPFYGAVCLAGLVAAIILPRIPPLRWKKDTFIDGSVPDMKADDLPAGHSNFSWGMHLALTKADNVGSLHKVLIEGIKNAIDMVFGVLPVVMALGTGALIIAEHSSLFEILGQPFIPYLKLLGLPEAVAASQTIVVGFADMFIPAILAAPIHSDMTRFVIAAMSVTQLIYMSEVGALLLGSKIPVTLLELFVIFILRTLITLPVIVGVAHLIF, encoded by the coding sequence ATGGCCCCGCTCAGCTATCAAGGCTCATACACGATTCCTGTAGCAATCTTGGCAAAATCCCTACAAGCGACCATTAGCGGTAGCATCATTGAAGTCATTACGATGGTTATTGCGTTTATGGCCGTGATCACTACTTTGTATAAATTGGTTCAACCTTCATTTATTAAAAACAACGCCTTCTTACATGCTTTGCTGACGCCATCATTAATTTGGTTTGTCGTGCGAATCCTAGGTGGCGTCGCTGCGATTATGGCGTTTTACCATGTGGGTCCTGAAATGGTTTGGGAAGAAAATACAGGAGGAATGGTACTTAGTGGCCTATTACCTACCTTATTCTGTGTTTTCATTTTTGCCGGTATGCTTTTGCCTCTACTGCTTAACTTTGGCTTGCTTGAACTGTTTGGCACGCTATTAAGTAAAGTGATGCGTCCTATCTTTAACCTACCAGGACGTTCAGCTATTGATTGTATGGCTTCTTGGTTAGGTGATGGCTCGGTTGGTATCTTGCTAACAAGCAAACAATATGAAGATAAGTTTTATACTCAACGAGAAGCGGCGATTGTCGGTACGACTTTCTCTGCGGTGTCGATTACTTTCAGCTTGGTGGTTATCGCGCAAGTTAACCTTGAGCATCTGTTCATTCCATTTTATGGCGCGGTTTGTTTAGCCGGTCTTGTGGCGGCAATCATCTTGCCACGCATTCCACCACTACGCTGGAAAAAAGACACTTTCATTGATGGTTCAGTGCCAGATATGAAAGCAGATGATTTACCAGCAGGACACAGCAACTTCTCTTGGGGCATGCATTTAGCGCTAACTAAAGCGGACAATGTTGGCTCGTTGCATAAAGTACTTATTGAAGGGATTAAAAATGCCATTGATATGGTGTTTGGCGTATTACCTGTCGTGATGGCGTTAGGTACTGGTGCTCTTATAATTGCAGAACACAGCTCACTGTTCGAAATCCTTGGCCAGCCATTTATTCCTTACTTAAAGCTATTAGGTCTGCCTGAAGCCGTTGCTGCTTCACAAACCATTGTGGTCGGTTTTGCCGATATGTTTATTCCAGCGATTCTTGCTGCTCCGATCCACAGTGATATGACCCGCTTTGTGATTGCGGCAATGTCGGTCACCCAGCTGATTTATATGTCTGAAGTGGGCGCTCTACTGTTAGGCAGTAAAATCCCAGTAACCTTATTGGAATTGTTCGTGATCTTTATTTTACGAACCCTCATTACCCTACCAGTGATTGTTGGCGTTGCGCATTTGATTTTTTAA
- a CDS encoding DUF1090 domain-containing protein yields the protein MKTALMITSTLSLLASLNVSAAQNCEDLTGCEAKVCHIEKQLEYAKQNNNVNKVQGLTKALNNVKEHCTVGGLKDDLQDEIADIKDDLAEHQDDLKEAMQDQEADKVEKYQQRVAEDQEKLKALQAELLKLK from the coding sequence ATGAAAACAGCATTAATGATCACTTCTACATTGAGCCTTTTGGCGAGTTTGAATGTCAGCGCGGCTCAAAATTGTGAAGATTTAACCGGGTGTGAAGCGAAAGTTTGTCACATTGAAAAACAGTTGGAATACGCCAAACAAAACAATAATGTCAACAAGGTACAAGGGTTAACCAAAGCTCTGAATAATGTTAAAGAACACTGTACCGTAGGTGGTCTCAAAGACGATTTACAAGACGAGATTGCTGACATTAAAGATGATTTAGCTGAACATCAAGATGACTTAAAAGAAGCAATGCAAGATCAAGAAGCGGATAAAGTCGAAAAATATCAGCAGAGAGTTGCAGAGGATCAAGAAAAGCTTAAAGCGCTACAAGCTGAGCTATTAAAATTGAAATAA
- a CDS encoding response regulator transcription factor produces MKVLIVDDTHSVVETIMDYLELEGIVADCAYHGESALKLIEENHYDVIVMDIMMPKMDGISTVKKLREELFCNTPILFLTAKDTLNDKIEAFNSGGDDFLNKPFAMEELCLRLQALHRRGPRLDVGNVSFADLTMNIQTNEVTRSGQPIKLSKIQRTIFKLLLKHAPAVVSKEAVISEVWGEESPSSDSLRSHIYGLRSALDKGFDTSRLETLHGQGYRLKND; encoded by the coding sequence ATGAAAGTCTTAATTGTGGATGATACCCATAGCGTAGTAGAAACCATCATGGATTATTTAGAGCTTGAAGGGATCGTAGCGGATTGTGCTTACCATGGGGAGAGTGCGTTAAAGCTGATCGAAGAGAATCATTATGACGTGATTGTGATGGATATTATGATGCCCAAGATGGATGGTATCAGTACCGTTAAAAAACTGCGTGAAGAATTATTTTGTAATACCCCTATTTTGTTCCTAACCGCCAAAGATACTCTGAACGATAAGATTGAAGCGTTTAATTCTGGTGGTGATGATTTCCTTAATAAACCTTTTGCAATGGAAGAACTGTGTTTACGTTTGCAAGCACTGCATCGTCGTGGACCTAGATTAGATGTGGGCAATGTAAGCTTCGCGGATCTCACTATGAACATACAAACCAATGAAGTGACCCGTTCGGGCCAGCCGATTAAATTAAGTAAAATTCAGCGAACTATTTTTAAATTATTACTCAAACATGCGCCTGCGGTTGTCTCTAAAGAGGCGGTGATTTCTGAAGTATGGGGAGAGGAGAGTCCATCAAGCGATTCATTGCGCAGCCATATTTATGGTCTAAGAAGCGCATTGGATAAAGGTTTTGATACTAGCCGTTTAGAAACCTTACATGGTCAAGGATATCGATTGAAAAATGACTAA
- a CDS encoding GNAT family N-acetyltransferase has protein sequence MFVREAEFQDYSKIAKLHATSWQQVYQGLLDDDYLKNRVQDEHLAMWQTRLTHPSLNQGVLVLEDDGVLCGFVCLYGNHSFDQGTMIDNLHVNESQRGKGYGKTLLAEAATWAQKHFSDSGIYLEVLEGNTPAKAFYLSLAAQDDGDFIWKAPCGSQVPCHTYCWESPKALLDATT, from the coding sequence ATGTTCGTTAGAGAAGCAGAGTTTCAGGATTACTCGAAAATAGCAAAGCTACATGCGACTAGTTGGCAGCAAGTCTACCAAGGTCTGTTAGATGATGATTATCTGAAAAACAGAGTGCAGGATGAGCATTTGGCTATGTGGCAAACGCGTTTAACTCACCCGTCACTCAATCAAGGGGTGCTTGTATTGGAAGATGATGGAGTGTTATGTGGTTTTGTTTGTTTATATGGGAATCATAGTTTTGACCAAGGTACTATGATTGATAATTTGCATGTGAATGAATCACAGCGAGGTAAAGGTTACGGAAAAACCTTGCTAGCAGAAGCCGCAACATGGGCGCAAAAACATTTTTCTGACTCGGGTATCTATTTAGAAGTACTCGAGGGTAATACCCCAGCGAAAGCGTTTTATTTGTCTTTGGCTGCGCAAGATGATGGTGATTTTATCTGGAAAGCGCCATGTGGTTCACAAGTGCCATGTCATACTTATTGTTGGGAAAGTCCTAAGGCTTTATTAGACGCCACAACCTAG
- a CDS encoding YgiW/YdeI family stress tolerance OB fold protein, which translates to MKKTLSTLSLAALISIPSLAMAEVVSPAMKSESSSQGGFQGPRHGTAVIETIKAAKEASDDAKVVLTGKIKSSLGDEDYIFADSTGDITVEIDHDKWHGRTVTTEHTVVLRGEVDKDWNSLTIDVDSLEVQ; encoded by the coding sequence ATGAAAAAGACACTATCAACTCTTTCGCTTGCAGCATTAATTTCCATTCCTTCTCTCGCCATGGCTGAAGTGGTTTCTCCAGCGATGAAGAGTGAAAGTTCTTCTCAAGGTGGTTTCCAAGGGCCGCGTCATGGCACTGCCGTTATTGAAACGATTAAAGCGGCCAAAGAGGCCAGTGATGACGCCAAAGTAGTGTTAACAGGTAAAATTAAAAGCTCATTAGGTGATGAAGATTATATCTTTGCTGATTCAACGGGCGACATTACCGTAGAAATTGATCATGACAAATGGCATGGTCGGACGGTAACAACGGAACATACCGTGGTACTACGTGGTGAAGTAGATAAAGACTGGAACAGCCTAACCATCGATGTGGATAGCTTAGAAGTTCAATAA
- a CDS encoding DUF2391 family protein → MKLNFNLEDASQVIIGAFTLAVPISFSEEAWDLSKTLPLENVAMLFFISILFLGFFAYQSVFQSDVKRRMLAFILRIVFAYLLTIFVVALVLFTLDKLPLQTEPLLAFKRLILIAMPASMGAIVVDSFDKE, encoded by the coding sequence ATGAAACTAAACTTTAACCTTGAAGATGCAAGCCAGGTGATTATTGGCGCGTTTACCCTAGCGGTTCCGATTTCTTTTTCAGAAGAAGCGTGGGATTTAAGCAAAACATTACCACTAGAAAATGTGGCAATGTTGTTTTTTATTTCTATTTTATTCCTCGGTTTTTTTGCCTATCAAAGCGTATTTCAAAGCGATGTGAAACGCCGAATGTTAGCGTTTATTTTGCGCATTGTATTTGCCTATTTGCTCACCATTTTTGTGGTGGCCTTGGTGCTTTTTACCTTAGACAAACTCCCGTTACAAACCGAGCCATTATTAGCATTTAAGCGATTGATTCTGATAGCGATGCCTGCGTCAATGGGCGCGATTGTCGTCGATAGTTTTGATAAAGAGTAA
- a CDS encoding alpha-amylase family glycosyl hydrolase, producing the protein MSVFTNQPATANPAVSSADVILHAFDWSYQKVASEAERIAQLGYDSVLVSPAMTSPAHSEWWNRYQPQDYRVIDNPLGNTHDFIAMQRALSEHGIALYVDVVFNHMANESQARDDLTYPNPQTMADYQAKAEHFESLKLFGDLSQPLFTDEDFEPAFPITNWLDANEVQKGRLSSSDTDPGLPTLAPTETVIAHQQAYLKALKNLGVAGFRIDAAKHLSPEHIAKVWTDEICEDVKIFGEIITDGGEGKTEYEVFLKPFIESTSFDAYDFPLFHRLLDVFKYDHSMTSLLDLAQQGQCLDEKRAITFAVTHDIPNNDVFRNQMLTPQQEQLVYCYLLGCRNGAPLIYTDLNTSNDLDALGYPRWEQSWHDTSLIKMIQFHKQVHGSPMHILESTDEVLVVLRGSEESPLGVVAINKSTEECHIELPSTNPLNVWLGGDDLLRQTLTLPAQSGVMLLA; encoded by the coding sequence ATGTCTGTATTCACAAATCAACCTGCTACTGCAAACCCTGCAGTTTCTTCTGCCGATGTGATTTTACATGCCTTTGATTGGTCGTATCAAAAAGTGGCCAGCGAAGCCGAACGTATCGCTCAATTAGGCTATGACTCTGTATTAGTGTCACCTGCCATGACGTCCCCTGCTCACTCTGAATGGTGGAACCGGTACCAACCACAAGATTATCGCGTGATTGATAACCCACTCGGCAACACTCATGATTTTATCGCCATGCAACGCGCTTTGTCGGAACATGGTATCGCCTTGTATGTCGATGTGGTGTTTAATCACATGGCGAATGAGTCTCAAGCTCGCGACGATCTCACCTACCCTAATCCACAAACAATGGCCGACTACCAGGCTAAAGCGGAACATTTCGAATCATTAAAATTGTTCGGCGATTTATCACAACCATTGTTTACCGATGAAGATTTTGAGCCTGCTTTTCCTATCACCAACTGGCTCGACGCCAACGAGGTTCAGAAAGGACGTTTAAGCAGCAGCGATACTGACCCAGGATTACCGACCTTAGCGCCGACTGAAACGGTCATTGCCCACCAGCAAGCCTACTTAAAAGCATTGAAAAACCTCGGCGTAGCAGGCTTTCGTATTGATGCAGCGAAACACCTTTCACCAGAGCATATTGCCAAAGTATGGACCGATGAGATCTGTGAAGACGTCAAAATATTTGGTGAGATCATTACCGACGGTGGTGAAGGAAAAACTGAGTATGAGGTCTTCTTAAAGCCTTTTATTGAAAGCACCTCTTTTGACGCTTACGATTTCCCGTTATTTCATCGTTTATTGGACGTGTTTAAATACGATCACAGCATGACCTCGTTATTAGATTTAGCCCAGCAAGGGCAATGTTTAGACGAGAAGCGCGCCATTACCTTTGCAGTGACGCATGATATTCCTAACAATGATGTCTTCCGCAATCAAATGCTGACGCCACAACAAGAACAACTGGTGTATTGTTATTTACTCGGTTGTCGCAATGGTGCGCCGTTGATTTATACCGATTTAAACACCAGCAACGATCTGGATGCACTAGGCTACCCACGTTGGGAGCAAAGCTGGCACGATACTAGCCTTATCAAGATGATTCAGTTTCATAAGCAAGTGCATGGCTCGCCTATGCATATTCTGGAATCAACAGATGAAGTATTGGTGGTTTTACGTGGCAGCGAAGAAAGCCCGTTGGGTGTGGTGGCGATTAATAAAAGTACCGAAGAATGCCATATTGAATTGCCGAGCACTAATCCGTTGAATGTATGGCTAGGTGGCGATGATTTATTGCGCCAAACCTTAACCTTGCCCGCACAATCTGGGGTGATGTTATTGGCGTAA
- a CDS encoding DUF5666 domain-containing protein: MKKTFLCLSVAALLSACGGSGSDNDSSNNGNTYSTPQKLTGTVTEISERTITVNGFELGAAQAEIEYDNNRLNLTDLQKGMRVDVETNRNGVATEIELDPSLVGEVTAVNADTITVNGTDIPTATKTRAYSATTQDSSAPYQIGDWVLVDGYLDNSGQWQVLGIYDASFIHNNEAEIEGPISSLDITNRTFYVGQTLVSYAGAVEIDDDEPLSDGLWVEVEGRFDGTQFTATEIDIEDDNQYSCAELEGIITWVNNEQTSFELNGRTSIAITEKTVFDDGIATDLVEGARIEVELINGASGLEATEIEFEDGSGSNNTASNSKKFALSGTATWTTNTSFTINGFDFTTNSRTQFEDRLTMATIDGVEIDIEGIESTDTNGNTIYLVKEVEALEANDNEIDLEGVISNGTLWGYINTDGSFGSEGSRIDVECRVIALNNEVSHCQNDN; encoded by the coding sequence ATGAAAAAGACATTTTTATGCTTATCGGTTGCCGCTCTCCTATCCGCGTGTGGTGGCAGTGGTAGTGATAACGACTCATCAAACAATGGCAATACTTATTCAACGCCTCAAAAACTTACGGGGACCGTTACTGAGATTTCAGAGCGAACCATTACCGTGAATGGCTTTGAGCTTGGTGCCGCTCAAGCCGAAATTGAATATGACAACAACAGATTAAATTTAACTGACCTACAAAAAGGTATGCGTGTTGATGTAGAAACCAACCGCAACGGTGTGGCAACAGAAATCGAACTCGACCCTAGCCTAGTGGGTGAAGTCACGGCTGTAAACGCTGACACAATCACAGTAAATGGTACCGATATTCCAACGGCAACCAAAACTCGTGCCTATTCAGCGACAACTCAAGACAGCAGTGCGCCGTATCAAATCGGTGACTGGGTCTTAGTAGACGGTTATCTGGATAACAGTGGCCAATGGCAGGTTCTCGGTATTTATGACGCTTCTTTCATTCACAATAATGAAGCGGAAATTGAAGGCCCTATTTCATCATTAGACATAACAAACCGCACCTTTTATGTTGGACAAACTTTAGTTTCTTATGCTGGAGCGGTAGAAATCGATGACGACGAACCATTATCGGATGGGCTATGGGTGGAAGTTGAAGGTCGTTTTGACGGTACACAATTTACTGCCACGGAAATTGATATTGAAGACGATAATCAATACAGCTGCGCAGAATTAGAAGGGATTATCACTTGGGTTAACAATGAACAAACATCATTCGAGTTAAATGGCCGTACCAGTATTGCGATTACTGAGAAAACGGTATTTGACGATGGTATTGCGACCGATCTCGTCGAAGGTGCTCGCATTGAAGTAGAACTGATTAATGGTGCCTCTGGATTAGAAGCCACTGAAATCGAATTTGAAGATGGTTCAGGCTCAAATAACACCGCCAGCAATAGCAAAAAGTTTGCGCTTTCAGGAACGGCAACCTGGACAACAAATACTTCATTTACCATTAATGGCTTTGATTTTACCACTAACAGCCGCACCCAATTTGAAGACCGCTTAACGATGGCGACAATAGATGGTGTGGAGATTGACATTGAAGGTATCGAATCAACCGATACAAACGGCAATACTATCTACCTAGTTAAAGAAGTAGAAGCGTTAGAGGCGAATGATAATGAAATCGACCTAGAAGGCGTGATCAGCAACGGTACACTTTGGGGCTATATTAATACCGATGGTTCATTTGGTTCAGAAGGCTCACGTATTGATGTGGAATGCCGAGTAATCGCGCTTAATAACGAAGTATCTCATTGTCAAAACGATAATTAA
- a CDS encoding LysE family translocator, producing MTLTIWLSLLLICLLGAMSPGPSLAMVAKHSLAGGRKNGLATAWAHAFGIGLYALFTILGLAILLHQFPLVFKVITYAGAAYLAWLGFNAIQSKGGIAERLESGHSCSVAQSAKEGFLISILSPKIAIFFTALFSQFVAVSAETSSKAIIVMTPFIVDGLWYTLITFMLSSQLLLATLRNKAHWIDRISGVVLIALALRVMWVA from the coding sequence ATGACACTCACTATTTGGTTATCGCTGTTACTTATCTGCTTATTGGGCGCTATGTCACCGGGGCCAAGTTTGGCGATGGTCGCAAAACATAGCTTAGCTGGTGGACGAAAAAATGGCTTAGCTACGGCGTGGGCACATGCATTTGGGATTGGCCTTTATGCGTTATTTACCATTTTAGGTTTAGCGATTTTACTTCACCAGTTTCCTTTGGTGTTTAAAGTGATTACTTATGCCGGTGCCGCGTATTTAGCTTGGCTAGGTTTCAATGCCATTCAATCCAAAGGCGGCATTGCCGAGCGTTTAGAATCTGGACACAGTTGTTCGGTGGCGCAATCGGCAAAAGAAGGCTTTTTGATTTCCATTCTCAGCCCGAAGATCGCTATTTTCTTTACTGCCTTATTTAGTCAGTTTGTGGCGGTGAGCGCCGAAACCAGCAGTAAAGCAATTATTGTGATGACCCCTTTCATTGTTGATGGACTGTGGTATACCTTGATTACGTTTATGCTCTCCAGCCAATTACTACTGGCGACATTACGCAATAAAGCCCACTGGATTGATCGCATCTCTGGGGTGGTATTAATTGCATTGGCATTGCGGGTAATGTGGGTCGCTTAA
- a CDS encoding sensor histidine kinase, whose amino-acid sequence MTNAPSFFKKIRMTFIVLTSVMFLLFWGLIYFAQDRLEVISLEHRLSTETQEYLNNYQRYGFKAEKPDPQELDTYWSREEHPEWLDPYQTSGFFEEQLGPEDKHFLVTKHPSGSGWLYVVFQDDADDYLDDYEDNLHLITFLVGAVFLIAVIAYGLYFVRLFSRPLIQIEEKIKAMAPDKPDFEVDTPYKETRSIEYTLLDNKAKISAYFQREQEFSRFASHELRTPIMVIKGSTELLKKVPDMPRVANKAVARIEYAGNQMQILTEAFLLLGKEDIESHHINNESLSEHIKTVLSNMAEHFAKQDATYELKEKHPSSIEAPSSFIDIVMANLLKNAFSYSIGDIVIELTEKTLVITNQHDGNDMHNSGYGCGLAIIERICTRMDWDFNTDNDGKLFKAKVVFG is encoded by the coding sequence ATGACTAATGCGCCAAGTTTCTTTAAAAAGATCCGCATGACGTTTATCGTACTGACTAGCGTGATGTTCCTGCTATTTTGGGGGCTGATTTATTTTGCGCAAGACCGCTTAGAAGTGATCAGTTTAGAACACCGGCTCTCAACCGAAACACAAGAGTATTTAAATAATTATCAGCGTTATGGTTTTAAAGCGGAAAAGCCTGACCCGCAAGAACTCGATACTTATTGGTCAAGAGAAGAGCATCCAGAGTGGTTAGACCCTTATCAAACCTCTGGCTTCTTTGAAGAACAACTTGGCCCAGAAGACAAACACTTTCTGGTGACCAAGCATCCATCTGGCAGTGGTTGGTTATATGTGGTTTTTCAAGATGATGCTGATGATTATCTGGATGACTACGAAGACAATTTACACCTCATTACCTTTTTAGTTGGCGCTGTTTTTCTCATCGCGGTGATAGCATATGGCTTGTATTTTGTGCGTTTATTTTCACGTCCCCTCATTCAAATTGAAGAAAAAATCAAGGCGATGGCTCCCGATAAGCCAGACTTTGAAGTCGATACACCTTATAAAGAAACCCGAAGTATCGAATACACACTATTAGATAATAAAGCCAAAATTTCTGCCTATTTTCAGCGTGAGCAAGAATTTAGCCGCTTTGCTTCTCATGAGTTAAGAACGCCAATTATGGTGATAAAAGGCTCAACTGAATTATTGAAAAAAGTGCCAGATATGCCTCGAGTTGCCAATAAAGCCGTAGCGCGGATTGAATATGCCGGCAATCAAATGCAAATACTGACAGAAGCGTTTTTGTTATTGGGTAAAGAAGACATCGAGTCACACCATATTAATAACGAATCATTATCTGAGCATATTAAAACGGTGCTATCGAATATGGCAGAACATTTTGCTAAACAAGATGCGACGTATGAGTTAAAAGAAAAGCACCCAAGCTCAATTGAAGCACCATCCAGCTTTATTGATATTGTGATGGCGAACTTATTAAAAAATGCATTTAGTTATAGCATTGGCGATATTGTGATTGAGCTAACCGAGAAAACGTTGGTTATAACAAATCAACATGATGGCAATGATATGCATAATTCAGGTTACGGTTGTGGTTTAGCCATTATTGAACGCATATGCACTCGGATGGACTGGGACTTCAACACCGACAATGACGGTAAGTTATTTAAGGCGAAGGTGGTGTTTGGGTGA
- a CDS encoding DEAD/DEAH box helicase, translating to MSFSSLGLSAPLLKAVEEQGYTTPSPIQAKAIPAVIEGQDVMAAAQTGTGKTAGFTLPILERLLAGDRVKPNQVRALILTPTRELAAQVHKNVDQYSRHTRLTSTVVFGGVKINPQMMKLRQGVDVLVATPGRLLDLYNQNAVRFSQLEVLVLDEADRMLDMGFIRDIRKILSFLPAKRQNLLFSATFSDEIRQLAKGLVNNPVEISVNPANQTATTVEQCIYPADQKKKAPMLLKLIEDNDWQQVLVFSKTKHGANRLSRFLDEKGVTSAAIHGNKSQGARTKALENFKTGEVRVLVATDIAARGIDIAQLPQVVNFDLPHVSEDYVHRIGRTGRAGATGKAISLVCVDEAHDLFSIERLIKQVLPRMELDGFPVVNKLPESRLDTRPMKPKKPKKPKKTFQHNDGQRSGDNARGHKPVSKNRRHAGNAKPATASNDAAAKPQANAKPKPVANRKPAGASPQRNPKNNGSNF from the coding sequence ATGAGTTTTTCCTCTTTAGGACTTTCTGCCCCTTTACTTAAAGCGGTGGAAGAGCAAGGCTATACCACACCTTCACCAATCCAAGCAAAAGCGATCCCAGCCGTTATTGAAGGGCAAGATGTGATGGCAGCAGCTCAGACGGGTACAGGTAAGACAGCCGGTTTCACACTTCCAATTCTTGAGCGTTTATTGGCCGGTGACCGTGTTAAACCGAATCAAGTTCGTGCACTGATTTTAACCCCAACACGTGAGTTAGCCGCTCAGGTTCATAAGAACGTAGATCAATACAGCCGACACACACGTTTAACTTCAACCGTTGTCTTTGGTGGCGTTAAAATTAACCCACAAATGATGAAATTAAGACAAGGTGTGGATGTGCTCGTCGCAACCCCAGGTCGTCTATTAGATTTATATAACCAAAATGCTGTGCGCTTTTCTCAACTTGAAGTCTTAGTGCTTGATGAAGCTGACCGCATGTTGGATATGGGCTTTATTCGTGACATCCGTAAGATCTTATCTTTCTTACCGGCGAAGCGTCAGAACTTATTATTCTCAGCAACCTTCTCTGACGAAATTCGTCAACTTGCAAAAGGTTTAGTGAATAACCCAGTCGAAATTTCAGTTAATCCAGCAAACCAAACAGCAACAACCGTTGAGCAATGCATCTATCCTGCGGATCAGAAAAAGAAAGCACCAATGCTACTTAAGCTGATTGAAGATAATGATTGGCAACAAGTGTTAGTGTTTAGCAAAACAAAGCATGGCGCGAACCGTTTGAGCCGTTTCTTAGATGAGAAAGGTGTGACTTCTGCAGCGATTCACGGCAACAAAAGTCAGGGCGCACGTACCAAAGCATTAGAGAACTTTAAAACGGGTGAAGTGCGCGTGTTAGTGGCAACCGATATCGCGGCTCGTGGTATTGATATTGCCCAACTACCGCAAGTCGTGAACTTTGACTTACCACATGTATCAGAAGACTATGTCCACCGTATTGGCCGTACTGGCCGTGCTGGCGCAACGGGTAAAGCGATTTCTTTAGTGTGTGTCGATGAAGCGCATGACTTATTCTCAATTGAACGCTTAATCAAACAAGTATTACCACGTATGGAACTTGATGGTTTCCCAGTGGTGAATAAACTGCCGGAATCGAGATTGGATACCCGTCCAATGAAACCGAAAAAACCAAAGAAACCGAAAAAAACGTTCCAACATAATGATGGACAACGTTCAGGTGACAATGCACGTGGTCATAAACCCGTAAGCAAAAACCGTCGTCATGCGGGTAATGCAAAGCCGGCGACAGCATCTAACGACGCAGCGGCAAAGCCACAAGCCAATGCGAAACCTAAACCAGTCGCTAACCGTAAGCCTGCTGGTGCATCACCACAACGTAATCCTAAAAATAACGGTAGCAATTTTTAA
- a CDS encoding Gfo/Idh/MocA family protein produces MKIALIGLGGIAQKAYLPFITQIEGVEWVLCTRNADVLQGLASKYNVREYYSDYRQLIHAGIDAVMIHSATSSHKDIASFFLSQRIATFVDKPLVDNGHDCEALYDLAQRNNTPLYVGFNRRHIPLFNQHLVGVQSGMPLSSLHSLRWEKHRFNQPGDARTFIFDDFIHPLDSVNIYAKADINDIHIATQWSDNQQLASINVQWQQQGSLLNASMNRVFGQTQERISADFANQSYEFRGFMEGTLWQDDKAQQLQTKDWMPMLATKGFDNMVQEWLGIVKTGHMPSSLIDRNIASHLLADALCQHVLKQQTRKVH; encoded by the coding sequence ATGAAAATTGCACTCATCGGACTCGGTGGCATCGCCCAAAAAGCCTACTTACCTTTTATTACTCAAATTGAAGGTGTTGAATGGGTCTTATGCACCCGCAATGCCGATGTTCTACAAGGCTTAGCCAGCAAATATAATGTTCGAGAATACTACAGCGATTACCGTCAATTGATTCATGCAGGCATTGATGCCGTGATGATCCACAGCGCGACGTCTAGTCATAAAGATATCGCCAGCTTCTTCTTATCGCAACGTATTGCCACTTTTGTTGATAAACCTCTGGTTGATAATGGCCACGACTGCGAAGCCCTGTACGATCTCGCTCAACGTAATAACACACCGTTATACGTTGGGTTTAATCGCCGCCACATTCCCCTATTCAACCAGCATTTGGTCGGTGTGCAATCGGGAATGCCGCTCAGCTCTTTGCACTCATTACGTTGGGAAAAACATCGTTTCAATCAACCTGGTGATGCGCGTACTTTTATTTTTGATGACTTTATTCACCCACTCGATAGCGTCAATATTTATGCGAAGGCCGATATAAACGATATACATATTGCAACCCAGTGGAGCGATAATCAGCAACTCGCGAGTATCAATGTACAATGGCAGCAACAAGGTAGCTTGTTAAATGCGTCGATGAATCGTGTATTTGGTCAAACCCAAGAACGCATCTCTGCCGATTTTGCTAATCAGTCTTATGAATTCCGAGGTTTTATGGAGGGGACTTTGTGGCAAGACGACAAGGCTCAACAATTACAAACCAAAGACTGGATGCCAATGCTGGCCACGAAAGGCTTTGATAATATGGTTCAAGAATGGCTTGGTATCGTCAAAACGGGGCACATGCCATCGTCTTTAATCGATAGAAATATCGCATCCCATTTATTAGCCGATGCTTTATGCCAACATGTATTAAAGCAGCAAACTCGAAAGGTGCACTAA